Below is a window of uncultured Sphaerochaeta sp. DNA.
GGGTGTGAAAACGTAGGCAGACCGAGGCACTGGTTCCTGCCATCGCACGATATAGAGGATGGGTGTTGTAACCCATCTCCTGTTCTTCTGAGAAACGGAGAGCACAATAATACCCATCCTCAAGAAGTTCAACCGATAATGCATTATGTGTTAGGGCGAATATGTTCTCTTTAGAAGTCGAGCAGTGTTCGGCTGCCATATATCTCTTCCCAGTTTTCTGAAAAATCGTGGACTGCCCGGGTAATGGAAGGCATGTGGAGTCCGGTCTGCAACAGTGAATAGGGAACGGTGCAACAGCTTGCCCCACTGGCATAGCTGGTAGTTATCTCACTGAGATTCTTGAAACTCGCTGCGAGCACCTGGCAGTTGGTACTGTTTGCCCAGAGAAGACTGCTGAGTTCCTTGATGACCTTTGCTGCATCAATATCAATGTTCAACATCCTATTGTAGTAGACAGCAAGATATCTTGCCCCAGAGAGCATCGCCAAGATACCCTGCATGGTTGTATAGATTGCAGTGGCGGTAATATTCACTTGGCGGGAGGCTAGAATCTTAATGGCTTTCAAGCCTTCTTCAGTCACAGGAATCTTTATGAATGTATTCCTGCCCAGTATTGAAAGGATTTTCTCTGCCTCGGCGATGATGTGCTCCGCATCGTGGGCAACAACCTGTACATGAAGGCTTCTCTCTTCCCCAATAAGATCACGGATCTGGTGCATATGGGCAAAGAAATCTATCCTACCCTCTGCCTTGATGATGGAAGGGTTGGAGGTAACCCCATTAATGGGATACGTTTCCAAACCTTTCTTGATCTCTTCCAAATTAGCTGTATCAAGCATGAGTTCCATACTATACCTCGCTCTTTATCATGCCATAAAACCGTGATGAGAGGAAAGCTTAATCCCTGAGCTTTTTCTCACGGTACTGTTGTGGGGTCATGTGATAATTGCGCTTAAAGAGGCTGTAGAAACGGTGTATTGAAGAGAAACCACACTGTTGGGCAATGGAAGCAATACTCTCCTTTGAGTGAGTGAGCAGAAGAGCTGCCCTGGAAAGCTTTTCTGCAGTTATCTCCTCCCAGATGGTGGTACCACGTACTGAGCGGAAGCGCATTTCCAGGGAACGCCTGCAAATGGTGGCCTGACGCGCAACCTCGCTCGCTTGCAACCCTCCGGTAGCTTCTGCCTTGATCAGCTGCATCGCCTTTGCCACCTGTTCATCTTCACAAAAAAACAGGCGGGTACTCTCCCTTTCCCTTACCGGTCCAGGAGCTATGCGACGTATATGCACCCCGCTTGCCTCGTCGTTAAGCAAGGAGTCGAGCATTGCAGAAGCTTGGTACCCGATCGTCTCACAATCGGGCTGAATGCTTGAGATGGAAGGACTGGCCAACTCACAGAGCAACGTCTCATTGTCCACGCCCAGCACCATAATCTCCTCAGGTATGCCAATACCCAATCGTTGACACACGAGTTCCACTTTCATTGCAGAAAGGTCATTACAACAGAATACACTGCAGGGTTTTGGAAGCTCAGTCAACCACGCTTCCAGGTCTGCATCTGAATCATAGAGATGCCTCCACCAGGAAAGAGAGCGGGAGAAACTCGGCATCATCTCGGGAATGGAGGAGGTTGCACTACAGAATCCAATGAAGCGCTCTCGTGCCCAATGCACCTGTTCTACGCCACACCAAGCAAGATGCTGGCTTCCCAACTTTTTCAGGTACACACCTGCACTTACCCCCGTTTGGTAGTCATCATTTCTGACTTGACTGAAAAGTTTCAGTGAGGTGGCCCCGGCAATATCGACCACGGGGATACCAAGTGAAGCACAGAACCGTGCATCCTCATCATCCTCAATTCGGGCGATCAGGGCATCACAGGAAAGAAGCGCCTCCTTGTCGAGAGAGAAGAACCAAGGACCTTGCCCTCGCACCTGCCAGTCGAACTTGGAGCGGGCATACTGTACCACCCCATTTGCAACGGCCATGTCATAACCATCCTGGAACCGTAGTTTCAATCCTATCTGTTTCATGGTTTCCACTCTATCACAAAATGCGCATTTAGATAGTATCTTTTCGCATATAAAGCATTGCTAACTCGCATAAACACGATAAGGTATACATATTAGGAGGAGTACTATGCAACTACCTACACGAACTATTGCGAGCACCAAAGCAGAGATACCCATCATAGGCGTGGGGACCTTTGGTTCTGACCACATTTCCAGTAGCGAGATGGCTGAAGCAGTACGAACTGCCTTGCTTCTAGGCTACCGAAACATTGACTGCGCAAGCGTATACAACAATGAGAAAGAGATTGGAGAAGTTCTGAAATCCTGTGGAATCAAGCGGGAAGAGCTCTGGATCACAAGCAAGGTATGGAATGATTCCCACGGCAGGGACAATGTTATTGCATCTGCAAAACAGTCACTCAAGGACCTGCAAGTGGACTACCTTGACCTCTACCTTGTGCACTGGCCGCTGCCGAATTTCCATCCACCACACTGTGATGTAACCAGTCGCAGCCCTGATGCAAGACCTTACATCCATGAAGAGTTCATGGAAACATGGTCTGCCATGGAGGAACTTGTGACCATGGGCCTCGTTCGTCATATCGGCACCAGCAACATGACCAAAGCAAAGATGGAATTATTGCTTGCCTCCTGCAATATCAGACCTGCCTTCAATGAGATGGAACTCCATCCCTGCTTCCAGCAACCAGAGTTGCTCTCCTATATCAAGCAGGAGGGAATTATTCCCATTGGGTACAGTCCCTTGGGATCCCCAAACAGGCCTGAGAGAGATACAACACCAGAGGATGTCATCGATATGCAACATCCACTTGTTGTAGAGATTGCGAAAAGGCACAACTGCCACCCTGCCGCAATCTGTCTCAAGTGGGCTCAAGCAAATGGGATTATCCCCATCCCTCTGTCCACGAAGGAAAGGAATTTGAGGAGCAATCTGGAGAGTGTCCTTACTGATCCACTCACTGAGGAGGAAGTACTCACCCTCAAGGATGCAGATTGCAATAATCGTTTGATCAAGGGACAGGTCTTCCTTTGGGAGGGGGCTGATTCTTGGCATGACCTTTGGGATGAGGATGGGACCATTCCCTGCCCAGAAAGATACCGATAAGGAGAAAACTGATGGAAAAGAAGATGATGAAGGGAGCAAAGCTTCCAGGAAACAGTACAGTAGCATTCGGTGAGTTCGAGATTCCCAAGCCGGGGTATGGACAGGTGCTGGTTAAGACCAAGTGCAGTACCATATGCGGGAGTGATATCAGGGCAATCTATCGTGAACACCTCGGGAAAGGACCTGAAGGATACCAGAACGTCATTGCAGGACACGAGCCTTGTGGCCAGATTGTTGAAGAAGGCGAAGGGCTGAAGCGGTTCAAGAAAGGCGACCGTGTAGTCGTCTATCACATCAGTGGATGTGGAGTTTGCCATGAATGCCGCCAGGGCTATATGATCAGCTGCACAAGCGACAAGAGAGCTGCCTATGGCTGGCAGAGGGATGGGGGCATGGCTGAATACATGCTTTGTGACGAGAAGGATCTTGTCTACCTCCCAGAGGAGTTGACCTATGCTGATGGCGCTCAGGTTGCTTGCGGCTTTGGTACGGTCTATGAAGCCATCGAGAAAGTCGGCGTAAGCGGTAATGATGCAGTGCTGGTTGTAGGTCTTGGCCCAGTTGGCCTGGCAGCATTGATGCTTGCAAAGGCAATGGGTGCAAACAAACTCATAGGAATCGAATCCCAAAGTGCACGTATCGAGCTGGCAAAGAAGCTCGGCCTTGTTGACCATGTATTTACTCCTGCAGAAGACAATGTGGCACAAATCAAAGCTCTTACCGGAGGCAACGGTGTCGAACGCGCTTTCGATTGTTCAGCAAGTGATGCTGGTCGTGCAACTGCGATCAGGGCAACACGAAAGTGGGGCAAGATTGCACTGGTTGGAGAAGGTGGCACCGTACACTTCAACCCAAGTGAGGACATGCTGCATGACCAGAAAACCGTATACGGAAGCTGGGTGACCAGTATCTGGAAAATGGAAGATCTTGTAGAGCGACTGGTTCGCTGGGGTATCCACCCTGAAGAGCTCATCACTCATCGTTTCCCTCTTGAGAAAGCTGATGAGGCATATGCCCTGATGGCAAGTGGTGCATGTGGAAAGGTTGCTGTTTGTTTTGACGAGGAGCTTCCTAGCTAAAGACCCGATTGAACCGTGGGGAGTGCTCGTTGAAAGCCACTATTGACTTATCATCGGTCACTACCCCACCGTTGTCTTCCATCACACAGATGGTTGGTTCAATTACGACGGTGGAAGGAAATCCTTGCTGATCACCATCAAGACGACGGATCAGGAGTTGGGCAGCCATTTCACCCATCTGGTCGAGAGGCTGTGCTACTGCATAGTGGCAGAATTTGAGCAGTGGTGCATAGTAGAGGTAGTCGAACGTGGAGAACACCACCTTTGAACGGATCTCCCTGGAAGCTTTGCTCATCAGATAGCTTGTTGCCCCAATATGCACCATATCATTTACCACGAAAAATGTATCAGGGCATTTCGGCATCGTAAAAGCTTTTTCCATAAGGGTATATCCAGCCTTTTGGGTCATTCCTCCAAGTAGGATAAAATCGGGATCGACATCCAGCTGGTGGTCATGCATTGCATCCAAGAACCCGTGGAGACGCTCAACCGATGTATGGACATGATTGTCTCCACCCAGAAATCCAATATTGGTTTTCCCTTCCCTGATCAGCGCACAGGTCACATCATATGCACCCTTGCGGTTGTCGGTAAGGATGACATCACAACGCAATCCTTCAATTTTTCGGTCGAGCATGACCAGGGGAATATTTGCGATTGCCGGGGAGGTAAAATGTGCACCAACATCACCGACTGGAATAACGAGAAGTGCATCAACATTTCGCTCAAGCAGAAATGCAAGTTTACGCTTTTCTTCCTGCACTGAATTCTCTGAACTACAGAGCAGTAGTGCATACCCAAGTGGGCCGAGCAACTTTTCCAGCTGCTCGACTATTTCGGTGAAGAAGGTGTTCGAAATCTCTGGGACGATGATCCCGATACTCTTGGTTACCCTGAGTTTCAGGGAGCGTGCTACCGCATTACGCTGATAGTGCAGCATATTGACAGCGGAAAGCACTTTCCTTTCCGTCTCTGGATTCACCACCCCGAGATTGTTCAGAACTCTACTGACAGTGGCAATGGAGACGCCAGCAAGATTCGCGACATCCTTGATTGTTGCTGCTTCTCGTTTGCCCATGTACCAACCTACCTATGCGCGGCGTGCGTATTTCTTCATGTCGAAGTAGACCGCGATGATAATGATAAAGCCTTTTACCAATTGCTGGTAGTAGCTGTCAACACCAAGGAAGGACATTCCGTAGTTGATCAAACCCATGGTAAAGACACCGACCATCATTCCACTGACTTTACCAACGCCACCATTCTGTGAAACACCACCAACGGTAACTGCAGCAATGGCATCCAACTCCATACCGTTTGCGGTAAGCGAGTTTGCCAAGCCAAGGCGGCTTGCCAGAAGGGTACCAGCTGTACCATAGAGCAAACCTGCATAGAAGTAGACCATCATAAGGTCACGTTCGACATTGATTCCACTTACCCGCGCTGCCTGTGCATTACCACCGATCGCATAGAAGTGAGTTCCCTGACGGGTATGCTTGAGTAATATCCAGACAACCAGTGCTGCAATGGCAACATAGATGATGAGATTGGGAACAGGACCAACGCTTCCCTGGCTGATGTTCTTGAAGTTCTGGTTAAGGGAACCAACAACGGCTGCCTTGGTATAGATGAGCTGCAAACCCTTTGCAATGGACATGGAGCCCAGTGTTGCAATAAAGGGAGGAAGTTTTCCATATGCAATCAAGTACCCGTTAAAGAGACC
It encodes the following:
- a CDS encoding LacI family DNA-binding transcriptional regulator, coding for MGKREAATIKDVANLAGVSIATVSRVLNNLGVVNPETERKVLSAVNMLHYQRNAVARSLKLRVTKSIGIIVPEISNTFFTEIVEQLEKLLGPLGYALLLCSSENSVQEEKRKLAFLLERNVDALLVIPVGDVGAHFTSPAIANIPLVMLDRKIEGLRCDVILTDNRKGAYDVTCALIREGKTNIGFLGGDNHVHTSVERLHGFLDAMHDHQLDVDPDFILLGGMTQKAGYTLMEKAFTMPKCPDTFFVVNDMVHIGATSYLMSKASREIRSKVVFSTFDYLYYAPLLKFCHYAVAQPLDQMGEMAAQLLIRRLDGDQQGFPSTVVIEPTICVMEDNGGVVTDDKSIVAFNEHSPRFNRVFS
- a CDS encoding zinc-binding dehydrogenase; the protein is MEKKMMKGAKLPGNSTVAFGEFEIPKPGYGQVLVKTKCSTICGSDIRAIYREHLGKGPEGYQNVIAGHEPCGQIVEEGEGLKRFKKGDRVVVYHISGCGVCHECRQGYMISCTSDKRAAYGWQRDGGMAEYMLCDEKDLVYLPEELTYADGAQVACGFGTVYEAIEKVGVSGNDAVLVVGLGPVGLAALMLAKAMGANKLIGIESQSARIELAKKLGLVDHVFTPAEDNVAQIKALTGGNGVERAFDCSASDAGRATAIRATRKWGKIALVGEGGTVHFNPSEDMLHDQKTVYGSWVTSIWKMEDLVERLVRWGIHPEELITHRFPLEKADEAYALMASGACGKVAVCFDEELPS
- a CDS encoding fructose-6-phosphate aldolase, whose protein sequence is MLDTANLEEIKKGLETYPINGVTSNPSIIKAEGRIDFFAHMHQIRDLIGEERSLHVQVVAHDAEHIIAEAEKILSILGRNTFIKIPVTEEGLKAIKILASRQVNITATAIYTTMQGILAMLSGARYLAVYYNRMLNIDIDAAKVIKELSSLLWANSTNCQVLAASFKNLSEITTSYASGASCCTVPYSLLQTGLHMPSITRAVHDFSENWEEIYGSRTLLDF
- a CDS encoding XylR family transcriptional regulator, which encodes MKQIGLKLRFQDGYDMAVANGVVQYARSKFDWQVRGQGPWFFSLDKEALLSCDALIARIEDDEDARFCASLGIPVVDIAGATSLKLFSQVRNDDYQTGVSAGVYLKKLGSQHLAWCGVEQVHWARERFIGFCSATSSIPEMMPSFSRSLSWWRHLYDSDADLEAWLTELPKPCSVFCCNDLSAMKVELVCQRLGIGIPEEIMVLGVDNETLLCELASPSISSIQPDCETIGYQASAMLDSLLNDEASGVHIRRIAPGPVRERESTRLFFCEDEQVAKAMQLIKAEATGGLQASEVARQATICRRSLEMRFRSVRGTTIWEEITAEKLSRAALLLTHSKESIASIAQQCGFSSIHRFYSLFKRNYHMTPQQYREKKLRD
- a CDS encoding ABC transporter permease is translated as MEMKKLLNDSKKVASQYTTWVTFVGLLLLLSILTNGQALRWSSIRNLLIAESVRSFAALGVGMIIITKGIDLSIGYVVCLTASVAASFAQNPDYSSAIYAGQTFPLIVPIVAAVAAGGLFGLFNGYLIAYGKLPPFIATLGSMSIAKGLQLIYTKAAVVGSLNQNFKNISQGSVGPVPNLIIYVAIAALVVWILLKHTRQGTHFYAIGGNAQAARVSGINVERDLMMVYFYAGLLYGTAGTLLASRLGLANSLTANGMELDAIAAVTVGGVSQNGGVGKVSGMMVGVFTMGLINYGMSFLGVDSYYQQLVKGFIIIIAVYFDMKKYARRA
- a CDS encoding aldo/keto reductase, producing MQLPTRTIASTKAEIPIIGVGTFGSDHISSSEMAEAVRTALLLGYRNIDCASVYNNEKEIGEVLKSCGIKREELWITSKVWNDSHGRDNVIASAKQSLKDLQVDYLDLYLVHWPLPNFHPPHCDVTSRSPDARPYIHEEFMETWSAMEELVTMGLVRHIGTSNMTKAKMELLLASCNIRPAFNEMELHPCFQQPELLSYIKQEGIIPIGYSPLGSPNRPERDTTPEDVIDMQHPLVVEIAKRHNCHPAAICLKWAQANGIIPIPLSTKERNLRSNLESVLTDPLTEEEVLTLKDADCNNRLIKGQVFLWEGADSWHDLWDEDGTIPCPERYR